A region from the Afifella aestuarii genome encodes:
- the map gene encoding type I methionyl aminopeptidase, producing MQNALSGQREKASIHTYGEEGFVGMRRAGQLAATCLDELTERVKPGVTTQELDDFVYDFALQHDALPATLNYRGYRKASCISLNHVVCHGIPNEKPLKEGDIANIDVTFILDGWHGDSSRMYAVGQIKRAAERLMEVTYECLMRGIDAVKPGATLGDIGHAIQSYAEAERCSVVRDFCGHGVGLAFHEPPNILHYGRPGEGLALEPGMIFTIEPMINLGRPHVKLLNDGWTAVTRDRSLTAQYEHSIGVTEDGVEIFTLSPAGYGRP from the coding sequence ATGCAGAACGCACTTTCAGGCCAGCGCGAAAAGGCCTCCATCCATACCTACGGCGAGGAAGGTTTTGTCGGCATGCGCCGGGCCGGTCAGCTCGCTGCCACCTGCCTCGATGAATTGACCGAGCGCGTCAAACCGGGCGTCACCACGCAAGAGCTCGACGATTTCGTTTACGATTTCGCGCTTCAGCATGATGCACTCCCGGCAACGCTCAATTATCGCGGCTACCGCAAAGCCTCGTGCATCTCGCTCAATCATGTCGTCTGTCACGGCATCCCCAACGAGAAACCGCTCAAAGAGGGCGACATCGCCAATATCGATGTCACCTTCATCCTCGACGGCTGGCATGGCGATTCAAGCCGCATGTACGCGGTTGGCCAGATCAAGCGGGCGGCTGAACGGCTGATGGAGGTCACCTATGAGTGCCTCATGCGCGGGATCGACGCGGTGAAACCCGGCGCGACGCTCGGCGATATTGGTCATGCCATCCAAAGCTACGCGGAAGCCGAGCGCTGTTCGGTCGTGCGCGATTTCTGCGGCCACGGCGTCGGGCTGGCCTTCCACGAACCGCCGAATATCCTGCATTACGGGCGTCCCGGCGAAGGGCTCGCGCTCGAACCTGGGATGATCTTCACGATCGAACCGATGATCAATCTCGGACGCCCGCACGTTAAACTCCTGAACGACGGCTGGACGGCTGTGACCCGTGACAGGTCCCTCACCGCGCAATACGAGCATTCCATCGGTGTCACGGAGGACGGGGTGGAAATCTTCACGCTGTCGCCGGCCGGCTACGGCCGGCCCTGA
- a CDS encoding AAA family ATPase yields the protein MSVRPLPQSIDETLQLLNGAGYVADRSLATVLFLSLKMGRPLFLEGEAGVGKTEIAKVLSQTLDRRLIRLQCYEGLDVASAVYEWNYTAQMIEIRLAEAAGDSDRRMLAEDVFSEPFLIKRPVLQALEPDLNGPPIFLIDELDRADEAFEAFLLEVLSDNQVTIPEIGTIRAPEPPVVVVTTNRTREIHDALKRRCLYHWVDYPDAERELRIVNERVPGVRERLAREVVGFVQRLRREDLFKKPGVAETLDWASALTELDMVALDPEVISDTLGVLLKYQDDIGRIEGSRSKQLLDEARAELAAAE from the coding sequence ATGTCCGTCCGACCCTTGCCGCAATCGATCGACGAGACGCTCCAGCTTTTGAACGGTGCCGGATATGTCGCCGACCGCTCGCTCGCGACCGTCCTCTTCCTGTCTCTCAAGATGGGCCGGCCACTCTTCCTGGAGGGGGAGGCAGGCGTCGGCAAAACGGAAATCGCCAAGGTCTTGTCGCAGACGCTCGATCGCCGCCTGATCCGACTGCAATGCTATGAAGGCCTCGACGTCGCGAGCGCGGTCTATGAGTGGAACTACACGGCGCAGATGATCGAGATCAGGCTCGCGGAGGCCGCCGGCGACAGCGACCGGCGGATGCTTGCGGAGGATGTGTTCTCCGAGCCGTTTCTCATCAAGCGTCCCGTCCTGCAGGCGTTAGAACCGGATCTGAACGGACCGCCGATTTTTCTCATCGACGAACTCGACCGTGCCGACGAGGCATTCGAAGCCTTTCTCCTGGAAGTTCTGTCCGACAATCAGGTCACGATCCCCGAGATTGGGACGATTCGCGCGCCCGAACCGCCGGTCGTCGTCGTCACGACCAACCGCACGCGTGAGATCCACGACGCTTTGAAGCGGCGCTGCCTCTATCATTGGGTGGATTATCCGGACGCCGAGCGGGAACTGCGCATCGTCAACGAGCGCGTGCCGGGCGTTCGCGAGCGGCTTGCCCGCGAGGTCGTCGGCTTCGTTCAGCGGCTGCGCCGGGAAGATCTGTTCAAGAAGCCGGGTGTTGCGGAGACGCTCGATTGGGCGAGTGCGCTCACCGAGCTCGACATGGTGGCGCTCGATCCGGAGGTGATTTCCGATACGCTTGGCGTGCTTCTCAAATACCAGGACGATATCGGCCGGATCGAGGGCAGCCGCTCGAAGCAGCTTCTGGACGAGGCGCGGGCCGAGCTCGCCGCTGCCGAGTGA
- a CDS encoding NTP transferase domain-containing protein gives MKFGPIAVAEAEGAILAHKVRAGDLSLKKGARLSAEDIARLQAAGISEVIAARLDAGDVHEDQAAERIARAIAGGHLRIEAPFTGRCNLHAEAPGVFRVDKDLIDALNRVDPGLTVATLAPFEAVEAGRMIATVKIIPFALSEEVLETAERLLASHGPPLSVAAFRPCRVSLVSTCLPSTQAKMLDKTRRVLEARLEKAGASLTDETRVAHVTQALAEALRQPASEGADMIVVFGASAITDQDDIIPAALRMAGGRVLHFGMPVDPGNLLLIGELGGRPVIGAPGCARSPKENGFDFVLNRFLAGLEVKPEDIMGMGVGGLLSEIVSRPQPRQPSEGDGGVAAIVLAAGRSRRMGGPNKLLARFDDVPLVRRTVETVTASGVSEVVVVTGHMREAVEEVLEGSGARLVHNPDFAEGLASSLRVGLRALPEDVSGALIVLADMPGLTREAIGQMLAAFEPDASRSIVLATASGKRGNPVLWARRYFDELLQVSGDTGGRHVIGLYPDDVFEVEIGAAARLDVDTPEALHAAGGVIDLAREG, from the coding sequence TTGAAGTTCGGCCCGATCGCGGTCGCAGAGGCCGAAGGTGCCATCCTGGCCCATAAGGTCCGGGCAGGCGACCTGTCGCTGAAGAAGGGCGCGCGGCTGAGTGCCGAGGACATCGCACGGCTTCAAGCTGCCGGGATCTCTGAGGTCATTGCGGCGCGGCTCGATGCCGGCGACGTCCATGAAGATCAGGCCGCCGAACGCATCGCCCGCGCGATTGCCGGCGGGCATCTCCGCATCGAGGCGCCGTTCACCGGACGCTGCAATCTTCACGCCGAAGCCCCTGGAGTCTTTAGAGTCGACAAAGATCTGATCGACGCCCTCAACCGAGTTGATCCGGGGCTGACGGTGGCAACGCTTGCGCCGTTCGAAGCGGTCGAAGCGGGCCGCATGATCGCGACGGTGAAGATCATCCCTTTCGCACTCTCTGAAGAGGTTCTCGAGACGGCCGAGAGGCTTCTCGCGAGCCATGGACCGCCTCTGTCCGTGGCGGCGTTCCGCCCTTGCCGGGTCAGCCTCGTGTCGACATGCCTGCCATCGACGCAGGCGAAGATGCTCGACAAGACGCGGCGTGTGCTGGAAGCCCGGCTCGAGAAGGCGGGGGCGAGCCTCACCGACGAGACGCGCGTCGCGCATGTGACCCAAGCATTGGCGGAGGCGTTGCGGCAGCCGGCGTCGGAAGGTGCGGATATGATCGTCGTCTTCGGGGCTTCCGCGATCACCGATCAGGACGACATCATCCCGGCTGCGCTCCGCATGGCCGGCGGTCGCGTTCTGCATTTCGGCATGCCGGTTGATCCGGGCAATCTTCTCCTCATTGGCGAACTCGGCGGCCGCCCGGTGATCGGGGCTCCCGGTTGCGCCCGCAGCCCGAAAGAGAACGGATTCGACTTTGTGCTGAATCGCTTCCTGGCGGGACTTGAGGTCAAGCCTGAAGACATCATGGGGATGGGCGTCGGGGGTCTGTTGTCGGAGATCGTATCGCGGCCGCAACCTCGTCAGCCGTCCGAGGGGGATGGCGGTGTGGCCGCCATTGTGCTTGCGGCCGGGCGTTCGCGGCGTATGGGCGGTCCGAACAAGCTTCTCGCCCGGTTCGACGACGTGCCGCTCGTGCGTCGCACCGTGGAGACGGTCACAGCTTCCGGCGTCTCGGAGGTCGTGGTGGTCACCGGCCATATGCGCGAGGCAGTGGAAGAGGTGCTTGAAGGAAGCGGAGCGCGCCTCGTTCACAATCCCGATTTTGCCGAAGGGCTCGCAAGCTCTCTGCGGGTCGGATTGCGCGCCTTGCCCGAAGACGTGTCGGGTGCGCTCATCGTCCTTGCCGATATGCCAGGGCTGACACGCGAAGCGATTGGCCAGATGCTCGCGGCCTTCGAGCCCGACGCCAGCCGCAGCATCGTGCTTGCGACCGCGTCGGGGAAACGCGGCAATCCGGTTCTCTGGGCGCGCCGCTATTTTGACGAGTTGTTGCAGGTGAGTGGTGACACCGGCGGCCGGCATGTGATCGGGCTTTATCCCGACGACGTCTTTGAGGTCGAGATCGGCGCGGCCGCGCGGCTCGACGTCGACACGCCCGAGGCGCTGCATGCCGCCGGTGGTGTAATCGATCTAGCCCGCGAGGGTTGA
- the cueR gene encoding Cu(I)-responsive transcriptional regulator, giving the protein MNIGDAAQASGLPPKTIRYYEDIGLVQPDRRGNNYRDYSDTHVHNLQFLARARSLGFSIEECRQLLSLYADRCRASGDVKAIAIRHIGEIERKIAELQAMHDTLSNLVEACHGDHRPDCPILKDLAGGGT; this is encoded by the coding sequence ATGAATATCGGCGATGCGGCGCAGGCCTCCGGCCTGCCCCCAAAAACGATCCGCTATTACGAGGATATCGGGCTCGTACAGCCGGACCGGCGCGGCAACAATTACCGCGACTATTCCGATACCCACGTCCACAATCTGCAGTTCCTGGCGCGCGCCCGATCTCTGGGATTTTCCATCGAGGAATGCCGTCAGCTTCTGTCTCTCTACGCAGACCGCTGCCGGGCGAGTGGCGACGTGAAGGCGATTGCGATCCGCCATATCGGTGAGATCGAGCGCAAGATCGCCGAACTTCAGGCGATGCACGATACGTTGTCCAATCTCGTCGAGGCCTGTCATGGCGACCATCGTCCCGATTGCCCGATCCTCAAGGATCTGGCCGGGGGTGGGACGTGA
- a CDS encoding competence/damage-inducible protein A, with translation MSEIEANTAHPTGAAPRAAMLVIGDEILSGRTKDKNIGTLADFCTDLGIDLEEVRIVGDQKHAIVAALKALSAAYDIVFTSGGIGPTHDDITADAVASAFDRPLIHHPEAVRILRERAEARGWELNEARLRMARTPEGADLIANAVSGAPGFKIGNVYVMAGVPAVMEAMLAALAPILPHAAKIMSVTIEAGRGEGEIADWLSDLQDEHPEVRFGSYPYQDGRRFTTRIVIRSRDGEALKKAAEAVESRLQSG, from the coding sequence ATGAGCGAGATCGAAGCGAATACCGCACACCCGACTGGGGCCGCGCCCCGGGCAGCCATGCTGGTGATCGGCGACGAGATCCTGTCGGGCCGCACCAAGGACAAGAACATCGGCACACTTGCCGATTTCTGCACCGACCTCGGGATTGATCTGGAGGAAGTGCGGATTGTCGGCGATCAGAAGCATGCGATCGTGGCGGCGCTGAAGGCGCTGTCGGCGGCTTATGACATTGTCTTCACCTCCGGCGGTATCGGCCCGACGCATGACGACATCACGGCGGATGCGGTTGCGAGCGCGTTCGATCGTCCGCTCATTCATCATCCCGAGGCGGTTCGGATTCTGCGGGAGCGGGCCGAGGCGCGCGGCTGGGAGCTCAATGAGGCGCGCCTCAGAATGGCGCGGACGCCGGAAGGCGCCGACCTCATCGCCAATGCGGTCTCGGGCGCCCCCGGCTTCAAGATCGGCAACGTCTATGTGATGGCGGGCGTGCCGGCTGTGATGGAGGCAATGCTTGCGGCACTTGCGCCCATACTGCCGCATGCCGCGAAGATCATGTCTGTGACGATCGAGGCGGGACGCGGGGAAGGAGAGATCGCTGATTGGCTCTCCGACCTTCAGGACGAGCACCCGGAGGTGCGTTTCGGTTCCTACCCCTACCAGGACGGAAGGCGCTTCACGACCCGCATCGTGATCCGCTCACGGGATGGAGAGGCGCTAAAAAAGGCAGCCGAGGCCGTGGAAAGCCGCCTGCAAAGCGGATAA
- a CDS encoding vWA domain-containing protein, whose protein sequence is MTETGGKIADNIVYFARALRRAGLPVGPAAVVDAIRAVEVAGISSRDDFYWTLHAVFVNKRADRPVFHEAFELFWRERGLVEKMLELLSPVAPPRPAETEKPKPGQQRVEEAMQALKERREEEVFPEIEIDARMTVSEKEILRRKDFAQMSAEEIASAMRALASLQFPDDQIVTRRLVAATRGKVDPRRTVRATMRSAGDLILPQARKRKVQEPPLVALADISGSMSEYSRVMLHFLHALSSRRKVHSFLFGTRLSNVTRQLRYKDPDEALAGCSDAVVDWSGGTRIADALHVFNRDWSRRVLGQGATVLLITDGLEREEGADLGAEAARLGRSCRRLIWLNPLLRFEQFEAKARGIRAILPHVDDFRPVHSLEAIEDLVKALSTPAKRPRPAVSRAA, encoded by the coding sequence GTGACGGAGACAGGCGGCAAGATCGCCGACAACATCGTCTATTTTGCCCGGGCGCTGCGGCGCGCGGGGCTGCCGGTCGGCCCCGCCGCGGTCGTCGATGCGATCCGTGCGGTCGAGGTTGCGGGCATTTCTTCGCGCGACGACTTTTATTGGACCCTGCATGCGGTTTTCGTGAACAAGCGCGCCGATCGCCCGGTCTTCCATGAAGCTTTCGAGCTGTTCTGGCGCGAGCGCGGGCTCGTGGAGAAGATGCTCGAGCTCTTGTCGCCGGTGGCCCCGCCACGGCCCGCGGAGACCGAAAAGCCGAAGCCTGGGCAGCAGCGCGTCGAGGAGGCGATGCAGGCGCTGAAAGAGCGCCGCGAGGAAGAGGTCTTTCCCGAAATCGAGATCGATGCACGCATGACGGTGAGCGAGAAGGAGATTTTGCGCCGCAAGGATTTCGCGCAGATGAGCGCCGAGGAGATCGCCTCCGCGATGCGTGCGCTCGCCTCTCTGCAGTTTCCCGACGATCAGATCGTGACCCGGCGGCTTGTCGCTGCGACACGGGGCAAGGTCGATCCGCGCCGCACGGTCCGTGCCACCATGCGTTCGGCGGGCGATCTGATCCTGCCGCAGGCGCGCAAGCGCAAGGTGCAGGAGCCGCCGCTCGTGGCGCTTGCCGACATTTCCGGTTCGATGAGCGAATATTCCCGCGTGATGCTGCATTTCCTGCATGCGCTGTCGTCGCGCCGGAAAGTTCACTCGTTCCTTTTTGGTACGCGGCTCAGCAACGTGACGCGGCAGCTGCGCTACAAGGATCCCGACGAGGCGCTTGCGGGCTGCTCCGACGCGGTCGTCGACTGGTCGGGCGGCACGCGCATCGCCGATGCGCTGCACGTCTTCAACCGCGACTGGTCGAGGCGGGTGCTGGGGCAGGGCGCGACGGTGCTTTTGATCACCGACGGGCTGGAGCGCGAAGAGGGGGCGGATCTCGGGGCGGAGGCTGCGAGGCTCGGCCGCTCCTGCCGTCGCCTGATCTGGCTCAATCCGCTCCTGCGTTTTGAGCAATTCGAGGCCAAGGCACGTGGCATTCGCGCGATCCTGCCCCATGTCGATGACTTTCGGCCGGTGCATTCGTTGGAGGCGATTGAGGATCTGGTGAAGGCCTTGTCGACACCGGCCAAGAGGCCGCGCCCGGCAGTGAGCCGGGCCGCCTGA
- a CDS encoding usg protein yields MQQNSEESDLGRQLAGYGLTTASVFYYMPERPKLIQSFVWQFYDVAPDHPRLERFLDYWRREIDAAIHSVEIAHERLIKPSEWRLAAFEGRLN; encoded by the coding sequence ATGCAGCAGAACAGCGAGGAGAGTGATCTCGGCCGCCAACTCGCCGGTTATGGCCTGACGACCGCCAGTGTTTTCTACTACATGCCGGAGCGCCCGAAGCTCATTCAGAGCTTCGTCTGGCAATTCTACGACGTAGCGCCCGACCATCCGCGATTGGAGCGCTTCCTCGATTATTGGCGCCGCGAGATCGATGCGGCCATCCATTCGGTTGAGATTGCCCATGAGCGTCTGATCAAGCCGTCGGAATGGCGTCTCGCGGCTTTCGAAGGGCGGCTCAACTAA
- a CDS encoding XdhC family protein, translated as MAEMLEHDALATAEAWRAAGRKVALATVVETWGSAPRPVGSHLVIDEEGNFEGSVSGGCVEGAVVGEALELLESGATKMLEFGVADETAWRVGLSCGGRIRVFVEPVA; from the coding sequence ATGGCAGAGATGTTGGAACACGACGCGCTTGCCACAGCTGAAGCCTGGCGCGCGGCCGGACGGAAGGTGGCGCTCGCCACCGTCGTCGAGACCTGGGGTTCGGCGCCGCGGCCTGTCGGCAGCCACCTCGTCATCGACGAAGAGGGCAATTTCGAAGGCTCGGTTTCGGGAGGTTGCGTCGAAGGCGCCGTCGTCGGCGAAGCGCTCGAGCTTCTGGAGAGCGGGGCGACGAAAATGCTCGAATTCGGCGTTGCCGATGAGACGGCCTGGCGGGTCGGTCTCTCCTGCGGAGGCCGCATCCGCGTCTTCGTCGAACCGGTGGCGTGA
- the radC gene encoding RadC family protein, whose protein sequence is MGFDFEEAGPARIHYHGHRDRLRSRFREAGADSLADYELLELALFSALPRRDTKPIAKALLATFGSLGEVLAASPTRLKEIDGVGDAVILQLKLLRAFAERLGRHEVRSRQVLGSWSTLLDYCRTAMAFEDREQFRILFLDKKNALIADEVQQRGTVDHTPVYPREVMRRALELSATALILVHNHPSGDPSPSRADIQMTKTLIDVGKPLGVTVHDHIIIGRDGHASFRGMGLM, encoded by the coding sequence GTGGGCTTTGATTTCGAAGAGGCCGGCCCTGCCCGGATCCATTATCACGGCCACCGAGACCGTTTGCGCAGCCGTTTTCGCGAGGCAGGAGCCGACTCGCTGGCGGATTACGAGCTTTTGGAGCTCGCTCTGTTCAGCGCCCTACCCCGGCGCGACACGAAGCCGATCGCCAAGGCTCTGCTCGCCACCTTCGGTTCTCTCGGCGAAGTTCTGGCCGCCTCGCCGACACGTCTGAAGGAAATCGACGGCGTCGGCGACGCCGTCATCCTGCAGCTGAAATTGCTGCGCGCCTTCGCCGAACGTCTTGGGCGTCACGAAGTCAGAAGCCGTCAGGTTCTTGGCTCCTGGTCGACGCTTCTCGACTATTGCCGCACGGCGATGGCATTTGAGGATCGCGAGCAGTTCCGCATCCTGTTCCTGGACAAGAAGAACGCACTCATCGCCGACGAGGTGCAGCAGAGGGGCACGGTCGATCACACCCCGGTCTATCCGCGCGAAGTGATGCGCCGCGCCCTCGAACTCTCGGCGACCGCCCTCATTCTGGTCCACAATCATCCATCCGGCGACCCCTCACCGTCTCGCGCCGACATTCAGATGACGAAGACGCTCATCGACGTCGGCAAGCCTTTGGGGGTGACTGTGCACGATCACATCATCATCGGCCGTGACGGCCATGCGAGCTTTCGCGGCATGGGGCTGATGTAG
- the pcaD gene encoding 3-oxoadipate enol-lactonase encodes MPFCELSDGARIWYEEAGNRSAPPLVFSNSLGTNLAMWDAQVDEAEGDFRVIRYDQRGHGRSPVPADAFSMERLGQDVVELLDLLKIDKTDFCGLSMGGMTGIVLARDHPARFGKLALCNTSAHMPPADLWNERIKAVTDNGMEAQVDGVTERWFTATFRRDNPDEVERIAEQIRATEPAGYAGCCAAIRDMDLRPTLSAIEADVLILIGDSDPSTPPQDGELIADNIAGARKEIVHAAHLSAVEAPAEFNRAVFSYLRGN; translated from the coding sequence ATGCCGTTTTGTGAGTTAAGCGATGGAGCCCGCATCTGGTATGAGGAAGCCGGCAACCGCTCGGCGCCGCCCCTCGTCTTTTCAAATTCGCTCGGCACCAATCTCGCCATGTGGGACGCCCAGGTCGACGAGGCGGAGGGCGATTTTCGGGTCATCCGCTACGACCAGCGCGGTCACGGCCGCTCTCCCGTCCCGGCAGACGCCTTCTCCATGGAACGCCTCGGCCAGGACGTCGTCGAGCTCTTGGACCTTTTGAAGATCGACAAGACCGATTTCTGCGGCCTCTCCATGGGCGGTATGACCGGCATCGTCCTGGCGCGCGATCACCCGGCGCGATTTGGCAAACTCGCTTTGTGCAACACGTCCGCCCATATGCCACCAGCCGACCTCTGGAACGAGCGCATCAAGGCCGTCACTGACAACGGCATGGAAGCCCAGGTCGACGGCGTCACCGAACGCTGGTTCACAGCCACCTTTCGCCGCGACAATCCCGATGAAGTGGAGCGCATCGCAGAGCAGATCCGGGCAACCGAACCCGCAGGCTATGCAGGCTGCTGCGCCGCGATCCGCGACATGGATCTGCGTCCAACCCTGTCGGCGATCGAGGCGGACGTTCTCATCCTCATCGGCGACAGTGATCCCTCGACACCTCCCCAGGACGGCGAACTTATTGCCGACAACATCGCAGGCGCCCGCAAGGAGATCGTGCACGCAGCGCATTTGTCGGCCGTCGAAGC
- the gpt gene encoding xanthine phosphoribosyltransferase, translating to MVQEKAFPVSWEQFHRDARALTWRLAGAGPFEAIVCITRGGLVPAAVVSRELEIRLIETVCVASYHDYKTQGTTEVLKPISEQVRHLGGAGGKGVLIVDDLVDTGKTAAIVREMLPDAHFATVYAKPKGRPLVDTFVTEVSQDTWIYFPWDLGLSFQPPISGAPS from the coding sequence ATGGTGCAAGAAAAGGCCTTCCCGGTTTCCTGGGAGCAGTTTCATCGCGACGCGCGGGCGCTGACCTGGCGGCTCGCCGGCGCCGGCCCCTTCGAGGCAATCGTGTGCATCACGCGGGGCGGGCTCGTGCCGGCGGCCGTCGTGTCGCGCGAACTTGAAATCCGGCTGATCGAGACGGTCTGTGTCGCGTCCTATCACGACTACAAGACACAGGGCACGACCGAGGTCCTGAAGCCGATTTCGGAGCAGGTGCGCCATCTCGGCGGAGCGGGCGGCAAGGGCGTCCTCATCGTCGACGATCTCGTCGATACCGGAAAGACTGCCGCCATCGTGCGAGAAATGTTGCCGGATGCGCATTTCGCTACGGTCTATGCAAAACCCAAGGGGCGCCCGCTGGTCGATACGTTCGTTACGGAAGTGTCCCAGGATACCTGGATTTATTTCCCGTGGGATCTGGGGTTGAGCTTCCAGCCGCCGATTTCCGGCGCACCCAGCTGA
- a CDS encoding XdhC family protein, translating to MELSLLKALNEERAARRAAVLITDTASGEARLVKESEAAGDPLAGELSRRLRSGRSGMLEDGRTFLTVAVPPPRLVAIGAVHISQALAPMAKLAGLDVTIIDPRTAFATEERFPGVSLIAEWPEEALKNIPFDAYTAVAALTHDPKIDDFPLREALAAGCFYVGALGSRKTHGKRVERLLEAGVGSADVERIHAPIGLDIAAASPAEIAVAVLAEVIAALRKGPSMAREAA from the coding sequence ATGGAGCTGTCGCTTCTCAAGGCGCTCAACGAAGAGCGCGCCGCCCGGCGCGCCGCCGTCCTCATCACCGATACGGCAAGCGGCGAGGCACGTCTCGTCAAAGAGAGCGAGGCTGCGGGAGATCCGCTCGCGGGGGAACTTTCAAGGCGTCTTCGCTCCGGCCGATCCGGGATGCTGGAGGATGGCCGGACTTTTCTGACCGTCGCGGTGCCGCCACCACGGCTCGTTGCGATCGGGGCCGTGCATATCAGCCAGGCCCTGGCACCGATGGCGAAACTTGCGGGCCTCGACGTCACAATCATCGATCCGCGCACGGCCTTTGCGACGGAAGAGCGGTTCCCGGGTGTTTCGCTCATCGCAGAATGGCCTGAAGAGGCGCTCAAGAATATCCCCTTCGATGCCTATACGGCGGTCGCCGCGCTCACCCATGATCCGAAGATCGACGATTTCCCGCTGCGGGAGGCGCTCGCCGCCGGCTGTTTCTATGTCGGGGCTCTCGGGAGCCGGAAGACGCACGGCAAGCGTGTGGAGCGGCTTCTCGAAGCCGGTGTCGGCTCAGCCGATGTCGAGCGGATTCATGCGCCGATCGGTCTCGACATCGCTGCGGCCTCGCCGGCCGAAATCGCCGTCGCCGTTCTTGCGGAAGTGATCGCGGCGCTCCGCAAGGGCCCGTCGATGGCACGTGAGGCCGCTTGA
- a CDS encoding c-type cytochrome, with product MAGLLLLAAAQGAAGQNIARGEALAEEYCSRCHAVGSTGTSPMPPAPAFRDLSERYPIDTLWEALAEGIVTGHPAMPEFRWPPADIDDILGYISSIQPSEDGPAAGSTPE from the coding sequence TTGGCGGGCCTGCTTCTGCTGGCAGCCGCGCAGGGGGCTGCGGGCCAGAACATCGCCCGCGGCGAAGCGCTGGCTGAAGAGTATTGCTCCCGCTGTCACGCCGTCGGATCGACGGGCACGAGCCCAATGCCGCCTGCGCCAGCCTTCCGCGATCTGTCCGAGCGCTATCCGATCGACACATTATGGGAAGCTCTTGCGGAAGGCATCGTGACCGGCCATCCGGCCATGCCGGAATTCCGCTGGCCGCCCGCCGATATCGACGACATTCTTGGCTATATCAGCTCGATCCAGCCGTCGGAGGACGGTCCGGCTGCTGGCAGCACTCCTGAGTGA
- a CDS encoding c-type cytochrome, which yields MTSKAISFVVLALAIAAFLAIRAFVPGNGDARIADVKVPELSPDAEAGRALFAENCVACHGESAAGTEAGPPLVHAVYAPQHHSDQAFQLAVARGVSAHHWSFGNMAPVEGLSQAEVSKIAAYVRELQRANGIL from the coding sequence GTGACGTCGAAGGCGATCTCTTTCGTCGTCCTGGCGCTTGCGATCGCCGCTTTCCTCGCCATCCGGGCGTTTGTGCCTGGCAATGGCGATGCCCGGATTGCGGACGTCAAAGTGCCGGAACTTTCGCCCGACGCTGAGGCGGGCAGGGCGCTCTTTGCGGAGAACTGCGTCGCCTGTCATGGCGAGAGTGCCGCCGGGACAGAAGCCGGGCCGCCGCTCGTGCATGCGGTCTACGCGCCTCAACATCACAGCGATCAGGCGTTTCAGCTTGCCGTGGCCCGCGGCGTGAGCGCGCATCATTGGAGCTTTGGCAACATGGCGCCGGTGGAAGGTCTGTCTCAGGCCGAGGTGAGCAAGATCGCCGCCTATGTGCGCGAATTGCAGCGCGCGAACGGGATTCTGTGA